The stretch of DNA AGTGGCATTGttggaagtgtggtcttgttggaggaagtgtgtcactgtgggagtggactTTGTGGTCTCATATATACTCAAGTTGTACCCTGTGTGGAACACAGTGTCTCCTTCTGCTGACGGCAGATcaggatgcagaactctcagctcctctgccagcaccacgtctgcctgcatactgccatgcttcccaccatgatgataatgaactgaacttctgaaagtataagccagccccaaataaattttttcctttagtgaacccaaagaaaaacatataggcatcctcctgaatattaaccttcatcaggcgatgaaaggagacagagacccacattggagcaccggacNNNNNNNNNNNNNNNNNNNNNNNNNNNNNNNNNNNNNNNNNNNNNNNNNNNNNNNNNNNNNNNNNNNNNNNNNNNNNNNNNNNNNNNNNNNNNNNNNNNNNNNNNNNNNNNNNNNNNNNNNNNNNNNNNNNNNNNNNNNNNNNNNNNNNNNNNNNNNNNNNNNNNNNNNNNNNNNNNNNNNNNNNNNNNNNNNNNNNNNNNNNNNNNNNNNNNNNNNNNNNNNNNNNNNNNNNNNNNNNNNNNNNNNNNNNNNNNNNNNNNNNNNNNNNNNNNNNNNNNNNNNNNNNNNNNNNNNNNNNNNNNNNNNNNNNNNNNNNNNNNNNNNNNNNNNNNNNNNNNNNNNNNNNNNNNNNNNNNNNNNNNNNNNNNNNNNNNNNNNNNNNNNNNNNNNNNNNNNNNNNNNNNNNNNNNNNNNNNNNNNNNNNNNNNNNNNNNNNNNNNNNNNNNNNNNNNNNNNNNNNNNNNNNNNNNNNNNNNNNNNNNNNNNNNNNNNNNNNNNNNNNNNNNNNNNNNNNNNNNNNNNNNNNNNNNNNNNNNNNNNNNNNNNNNNNNNNNNNNNNNNNNNNNNNNNNNNNNNNNNNNNNNNNNNNNNNNNNNNNNNNNNNNNNNNNNNNNNNNNNNNNNNNNNNNNNNNNNNNNNNNNNNNNNNNNNNNNNNNNNNNNNNNNNNNNNNNNNNNNNNNNNNNNNNNNNNNNNNNNNNNNNNNNNNNNNNNNNNNNNNNNNNNNNNNNNNNNNNNNNNNNNNNNNNNNNNNNNNNNNNNNNNNNNNNNNNNNNNNNNNNNNNNNNNNNNNNNNNNNNNNNNNNNNNNNNNNNNNNNNNNNNNNNNNNNNNNNNNNNNNNNNNNNNNNNNNNNNNNNNNNNNNNNNNNNNNNNNNNNNNNNNNNNNNNNNNNNNNNNNNNNNNNNNNNNNNNNNNNNNNNNNNNNNNNNNNNNNNNNNNNNNNNNNNNNNNNNNNNNNNNNNNNNNNNNNNNNNNNNNNNNNNNNNNNNNNNNNNNNNNNNNNNNNNNNNNNNNNNNNNNNNNNNNNNNNNNNNNNNNNNNNNNNNNNNNNNNNNNNNNNNNNNNNNNNNNNNNNNNNNNNNNNNNNNNNNNNNNNNNNNNNNNNNNNNNNNNNNNNNNNNNNNNNNNNNNNNNNNNNNNNNNNNNNNNNNNNNNNNNNNNNNNNNNNNNNNNNNNNNNNNNNNNNNNNNNNNNNNNNNNNNNtggctcagcggttaagagcattgcctgctcttccaaaggtcctgagttcaattcccggcaaccacatggtggctcacaaccatctgtagtgaggtctggtgccctcttctggcctgcaggcatacaggcagacagaacactgtatacataatgagtaaataaattaatattaaaaaaaaaagagttgctgtgtaTTGACAGAGGctactcatttgtttcctggccatccagactccTGAAATCTGTAGTCAGAGGCtattcatttgttcccagctgctaacacccgaaataatcacacagaaacaatattatttgcaatacagtttggccaatagcttaagcatattttttagctagctcttatatcctaaactagcccatctccattagtctgtgtatcaccgcaaggtcgtggcctactgccaaagtttcagtgggctccagcagaggtgtctgtctcctgtggcagctacatggcttctctctgactttgtctactctctctgcatctctgtttggatttcctgcctagctttactctgttagCCATTttccaaaagcagctttattctttaaccaataaaaacaacacatagataGAGGGACCTCCCGCAcgagctgtggtcatggtgtctccttgcaGCAATAGAACCCCAAATTAAGACattcctcaacttgctttttgatcatagtgtttcatcatacaataaaaaccataactaagacataACACATAACATAAGTAATAAACAGATATGTTGCTGAGCTAAAAGCTCGCCTAGCTGGGGAAAATCTGACAGATTCACTTAGGACCAGTGGTAGAGCAATGAGAGCACTGGAAACCGGTGAGTGGGCAGTCTGGAAGGTCAAGGCACAGACACTGGCCGAGTCCCAGGGCTGAAGAGGAAGGATGAATTCGTTTCTGTGCACTGTGGTAATGATATTGCAGACTAGGGTCAATAGAAACATATTTTCTTATAGTTCGGGAAGGTGAAAGGCCAAGGTCAGGCTAGCTCTATTCTGAACCCTTTTTTTGGCTTATAGACACAGAGTATCACCTTCTCCCGTTCCTTTTTTTGGCTTATAGACACAGAGCATCACCTTCTCCCGTNNNNNNNNNNNNNNNNNNNNNNNNNNNNNNNNNNNNNNNNNNNNNNNNNNNNNNNNNNNNNNNNNNNNNNNNNNNNNNNNNNNNNNNNNNNNNNNNNNNNATCACCTTCTCCCGTTCCTTTTTTTGGCTTATAGACACAGAGCATCACCTTCTCCCGTCCCTTCagttctcctctcccccacttccttcttccttttcagttttttctCCACTGCCTCtctttgtctgtgtctttctctgtgtgtatgtgtatacaagtGGACATGGCATGGCATGTGGGAAGGTCAtaggacaatttgtaggagtcAAATTCCTACAAAttcctccttctaccatgtgcgTTCTGGAGAAAGTACCTTTCCCCCCAAGCCATCTTGTTgtcctccattttgtttttaaagtcggAGTCTatatggtccaggctggcctcaaactcattcacTGCGTAGTCGATACTAATCTTGAACTCTTAACTCtatgcctctacctctcaagtgttaGAAATACAAGTAAGGACACCATAACCAGTCCAAATAGCCAGCCAcccatagtttttcttctgtgtgaaTCCACTATGGTGTCTTTTGATAAGTCTATTTTCTCTTATGAAGACACCATACAGATTGTCTTGTCTCCCTCATGACCTCATTTTTACTGGGTCACTTCTATAAGGTCTTTGTTTCCAAATATAGTCACATTCTTAAGTACCAAGAGTTATGGTTTCAATATAAATCAGGCTAGGAGACAATTCAGCTTATAAAAATAACTCATAGGTAGGAACAATCTTAGAGAACTGGTCTATGGTTCGGACTGAAGTAGGTCAGCAGTGCAGCAGCTCAGGGTGAGAGAAATGGACTTTCTGGCACCAGCTTAAGGAAGATCAGCATGTAAATGGTAACTCTATTACAACAGCTCCTATTTCCTTGTTTGGATAATCTTACTATGGTTATGCAAAATGTCAACACGTGGGGAGGATTGGGAAGAGAGTATGTGGTGACTGGGCActgtggcagaagcaggaggattaggaagaTGAGGCTAGGTTACTTGAGCCCTGGacgcaaacaaaacaaaagatcaaaGGTATGTGggaattctttgtatttttttgtttttgttttcttcagatgGCATCTTGTAATATAGCCTAGGGTGGCCTCAGCAGCTCCTATCCCAAGTACAGGAATGACCTTGAATAATTTTGTATAATTCAGCTTCCTTTGTATAATTTTGCTACATATTTTGAAGTCtggaattatttcaaaattaaaacactgAGTTAGTGAGAGGATTTAAAAGATTAATGCACTTGTCTCCAAGTCTGACtgcctgaattcaatcccaggaTTTacgaagtggaaggagagaactgcccTCCACCATtcgaggacccaagtttaattccagcacccccGTGGTAGCTAATgatgtgtgtgactctgtggaAACCTGGCGTGATATTAAtgtgcaggcaacacacacactaaaaataaaaatcaaaaatataaacaaaagaaaatatcctttaaaaggagttaaatttttttaaagaaaagaaaaattaatatgttgaacaaacagaagagaagagcAATACTGAATGAGAGACTGGCTATCAAGGAACGAGGAACAGGCAGGAAAAGGGTCAAATGGGTTGCAGAACGTCAGAGTTTCTAACTGCTGCCCATATGCCCTCTCACCTTTGCTTTTGGAGCAGGTACCATAGGTCTCCAAACCTGTTTTGGGGTGGCAGGGGTCACTGAGACACAAGCTGAAGTGGGGAGAGTAGTCGATACATCATCCAGTACTATTTCATTCAGGAAATGTCTCAGCCTAACCTTTGACATTTGGCCCGTAGTGACGTAGAAAGGCAACGTATTGTGTGCTAAAAGAATGAATTCCCTGCATACAAGCATCTCAAGTACATTGACACTTTGGTAGCAGAGCTAGctagctttcttcatttttattgcaaTAGTGGGAAACTGAAGCCGGGACTTTCTGCACTACTACAGAGCTTCGTTTCAGCCCCACATCTTCAGAAATAGGCTTCACGTGTCACAAAATTTAAGTCCACTTTAAGTTGGACCCTGTGGCCCAAACCTGTAATGGAAcatggaaagtggaggcagaagaatgagaGTTGAAAGTCGTCCTCAGCTAAATACGGAGTTGGGGCTCAGTTTGGAACACATGAGATCccgtttcaaacaaacaaatttcgATTTTAAAGTGTAGGAGCCACTGGTTTTTGGCATATTCACAAAGTCATGAGGTCATCACCAATGCCCCGGTGGCAGCCACAGTTCTTACAAAGCCCGGCCTTAGGTAATGACATTTCTGCTTTTTGTCTGAGCGCCTTTCCTTCTTCTGGAGATTTCTTGTAAATTGCCCAAACTGGGTGGACCCCTTATGCTGCACAGGCTCCGCCCTCCCGATGGCCAACCGTGACGGGATTGGGCACGCGGGCTGGGTGTGCATAGTGGTGTCCAATCGCCCTGGCGCCTGCGGCTCAGTCAGGTGTGCAGGAGCGGAAGGCACCCTGGGCGGTATGGCGAGTTGGTGGCGTGTGTTTCCACGCGCGGCGCAGCGATATCCGTGGCCCACCAACGTGCTGCTCTACGCCGGCCTCTTCTCTGCGGGTGATGCGCTGCAGCAGCGGCTGCGGGGAGGCCCGGCAGACTGGCGCCAGACGCGCCGCGTGGCCACCCTGGCCGTAACCTTCCACGGCAACTTCAACTACGTGTGGCTGCGTCTTCTGGAGCGCGCGCTGCCCGGCCGCGCGCCGCGCACTGTCCTGGCCAAGGTGCTGTGCGACCAGACTGTCGGTGGGCCCATATACCTGTCGGCCTTCTACGTCGGTGAGGGGCCAAGGCGCAGATCGGAGTCTGGGATGGGGCACTACAGGCCCGGCAGGAGGCTCGGGGAGTGGGGAAGATTGGGGAACGCGGAGACCGGAGATCAGAAACCactggggctgaggcaggaggtgacAACTCTGCGGCCAGGGAGCCAGGGCTGGAACGAGGCCTTGAAGCAGCTACAGGAGGACTGGATATTAGGGAATTTAAGGTTTCCGTGGGGAAGAATTTGGGGGCTGCTGGCCGGAAAACTGGAGATCCAGCGTGCCAGGGATTCAGTGGGTTGGTGTCAGAGCTGAGATGCTAAGGTGTTCAAGAATGAGTGAGTAAGTGAGTGTGGGGTCTATTTTCCTCCAGAAAAGGATACATCCAAGAGACTTTGGCTTAGCTAACCTCCTAGTAGATGCATCCTTGTGCTCCACCTGTTCTGGGAAAACCACACAGCCAATATACCAATTCAAAAATGAGGGGATCGGACTCTGGGGGCAGAGAAGTCATTTTCAGGGCCTTAGTCTTGCTTGGGCAACAAGAGTTCCCTGAGGTGAGGGGCAGGGGGTCACAGGGAGATTGGGAGGGGGTTGTGTGCCTGAGAAGGAGTTCTCTTCACGCTGGGCTGGCTGGCTTGACCCTTGGTGCAGTGACGAAGGGGTTAGTCAAGTCCTGTGACTTGACAGGCTAGATTCCTATTGGATCTTTGAGATATCACAATACTAAGATAATACGAATACAATAATAAGGCGGATACTCTCACAATTCCCATGCATGTTACAGAATGAGGAGACATGGATGGAGGGATTTGGAAGTTCACCAGAAGACAGCATAATCCAGGCTTCAGCCATGTTCTTCATCTTGATGTAGGTAGTCATAGTAGGAAACTGGGAAATGGTGTTGTCCCAGAGTGTGGGAGACACCTAGGGTGAAGGCCTGAGGCCTTCTGATATATCACCCGTCTGGATTTTTGCTGCGTCTTGCTTCCAGATTTGTGGTTCAGTCTCCCTCCTTCATGTTCCCCTTCACTGGTCAAAACTGATGGTCAGGGGCTGCACCTGGACAGGGCTTGCTGCTCGCCTCGCTAAACACGTCTTTAGACAAAGCCACGCTGTGTAGTgttcatggcagtcctcctgcctcagcctcttgctTGCTAGCTTTCCAGTGCCACCATGACTAACTAGCTGTAAGGCGGTCAAGTGCTGTGCTGATGTAGGGACTCAGCATTAACTGGGTAAGCAGGTCACAGTACTACAACAGTTGCTGGGTTCTGTCTCGTGTAATTGACTAACAACTCACTcttatccccaccccatccctaagTGCACAATCAGGGCTGTCAGAATGTTTAAGGGTTGTTTTTACACACCTTTAAAAGTAAGGTTCTGGCTCTATTTCTCGAATGTTAAACTCTGCTTAGATGGGAAAATTGTAGTTGCTGGAATGTCCAGGGCCCAGTAGTTTGTATCTTTACAGGAATGAAGTGAGGTGAGAGTTTGTTAGAGTGTGGGTTTACCATGCTGGAGGTGAGAGTTTGTTAGAGTGTGGGTTTACCATGCTGGAGGTGAGAGTTTGTTAGAGTGTGGGCTTACCATGCTGGAGGCCccaggtttaatcccagcacaactaaaaaagaacaaaggaaaggaaggagaagaaaggggggaaaggttaattttttttgttgttgttgttttcaaagtTGGTGCCAGGGCTGCaactcagttggcagagggctTGGACTCTGGACTCTGCTCCCAGCAACACATGTCTGGGAATGGTGGTTCCCATCTGTAGTTTTCCAGCacgtgagaggcagagacagaggatcaaatcatctttggctacctaatagtgagtttgagaccaacctgtgATACTTGAagtcctgtctcacaaaacaacaaatgagctgggtgtagtggctcacacctttaatcccagcactcagaggcagaaacaggtggctctctgtgagttcgaggccaggctgatctacagagtgagttccaggacagccagggctggagagatgactcagtagttctcagcagttaagaacagttgttcggccgggcgatggtggcacacgcctttaatcccagcactcgggaggcagaggcaggcggatctctgtgagttcNNNNNNNNNNNNNNNNNNNNNNNNNNNNNNNNNNNNNNNNNNNNNNNNNNNNNNNNNNNNNNNNNNNNNNNNNNNNNNNNNNNNNNNNNNNNNNNNNNNNNNNNNNNNNNNNNNNNNNNNNNNNNNNNNNNNNNNNNNNNNNNNNNNNNNNNNNNNNNNNNNNNNNNNNNNNNNNNNNNNNNNNNNNNNNNNNNNNNNNNNNNNNNNNNNNNNNNNNNNNNNNNNNNNNNNNNNNNNNNNNNNNNNNNNNNNNNNNNNNNNNNNNNNNNNNNNNNNNNNNNNNNNNNNNNNNNNNNNNNNNNNNNNNNNNNNNNNNNNNNNNNNNNNNNNNNNNNNNNNNNNNNNNNNNNNNNNNNNNNNNNNNNNNNNNNNNNNNNNNNNNNNNNNNNNNNNNNNNNNNNNNNNNNNNNNNNNNNNNNNNNNNNNNNNNNNNNNNNNNNNNNNNNNNNNNNNNNNNNNNNNNNNNNNNNNNNNNNNNNNNNNNNNNNNNNNNNNNNNNNNNNNNNNNNNNNNNNNNNNNNNNNNNNNNNNNNNNNNNNNNNNNNNNNNNNNNNNNNNNNNNNNNNNNNNNNNNNNNNNNNNNNNNNNNNNNNNNNNNNNNNNNNNNNNNNNNNNNNNNNNNNNNNNNNNNNNNNNNNNNNNNNNNNNNNNNNNNNNNNNNNNNNNNNNNNNNNNNNNNNNNNNNNNNNNNNNNNNNNNNNNNNNNNatcgggggagggggagggaaatgggaggcggtggcggggaggaggcagaaatccttaataaataaataaattaaaaacaaaacaaaaaacaaaaacaaaacaaaaaaaacaaataaatgtgaaataaacaCAAACTAGAAAGACACCAGCGAGCTCATTATCCGATACTAGGATTAGTTTGCATTTTGTGGATTCTTTGTTTAGATAAAGAATAATTCTGCTATAACTTTTATACCTGGCTATTCTTACTTCCTACTTGGTGTTCctttaaattcagttttaaaacagatatttctgttttcctgttggGTCAACAGCCGCATAGTGAATGGTTGGAACTGCATGTGCCTGGATGCTGTTGGGATGAGACAGTGGTCGTTCTGCTTCTGAACTCCTTCTGCTATGTTTCTGTAAATAGGTATGAGCGTTCTCCAGGGAAAGGATGACATATTTTTGGACCTGAAGCAAAAATTCTGGAATACATATAAGGTAAGGCTGGCTTTTGAAAATCTAAttgtatctttttaaatatttttaacatttgttgagaaggctcagtgggtaaaggagtttgctgccaagcctgaggactcaCTTGGCGACTCCCACAGTGGTCCCTGAACTCCACGCACGTGCATGAGCACCCCCAACAGTGACGTTATTTATCTAGTGGAATGATGGGGCTTAGGAGTGTGGGAGGTCTCTCCTTCACTGTGTGGATTCCAgggctcgaactcaggtcctcggacTTAACAGCAAgctcctttccccactgagccatcttgctagcccaccTAGCTTTTCTTCagtctcttcccttcttccccctttcctttccttcctgcttttttcttccctccctcccactctcttttcctttccccacttccctctttcctttcttgagCAATGATCTCTATAAATTGACCAGATTGGCATTCAGTTCACTGTAGCTCAGACAACCCTCAAACTGGTGATTCTCCTGGGACCTCAGCCTCTGGAGGAGATGGAAGTACAGGTTTATGCCGCTAGGGTGGACTAAAACAACCATGATTAATCAACTTTGGTTGATCTGGGAATCCAATATTTCAAAAAAGCATTGTCTCAATTttgtgacattttgttttgttttaatttgaaaatgaatatcTCATGATGTCACCCAAACTGGTTTACAACTTTTGGGCTCACGTaaccttcctacctcagcctcccaagtaactGAAACTGTATGTCGGTGCATCTGCTTCTCAGGGACAGGAAATAAACACTGTTGCTGCATCAGGCAGGTGTTCACGATGATTTCTTACTTCATTAGATTTATTCTGATCAGTAATCACAATTTATTCAATAGGTTTCCAAGCCTATTTGTAAAACAGGAATTGTGGACAGTGGGCCATCAAGGTATCGTCCCCATTGTTGGTGCAGCGATGTGGGTGTTCTGTTGAGTCCTGTGAAAGAGCCTTCTCCATGTCACAGAGGTGTTTCCCAGGCTTATTGCTAGTGAAGCAAATCTACTGCTGTGTTCTTTCTTCAGGACAAAGGTCTATGTTGAATCAACACTACCCATGCATTCAGTGAGGGCTTGTTGTCTTCAGGCCTGGCAAAGTCAGTGACATTTCTCAGCTTTGACCCAGCACTAAACTGATTCAACTAATAATAACAATCAGATAAATTGTCAGGATCCCAAAATATATCTCTAATGTCTTACATGTACTTAGTCTCTGTCTGGGGTAGAGCACCTTAGCAGTGCTGAGGGTATAGCTATAGCTTGGAGGTAGAAGTGTTTGTTTAGTGGAGGAGTTCTCAGTTTAAAGACACAAAAGCCAAGACACTATGAAGCTACATTGAGCTGTCACTTGCAGTGTTTCCAGGATCTTCTGGTGGATGGATCTGAGCCCAGAACCAGCAATGTCCATTTGATGATTGAAGGTAGACTGGAGATCTGAAGCCAGAGAACCCCAGAGTCCCTATAGTTAGAGACATTTCCTGCAAGGAAGGGGTTTAGAACTCTTTCTACTTCTCTTGGGGTAGAAATTGTGCCTCTACAGCGACCTTGGAATGTGACTTCCTTGTCCTTTATTTCAGAAGGGAGTGAGGTTTCCCATTATATCAGATTCaagagagatacacacatatgacatgttttattaatttaaacatttattgattttgttgtttgttttgaaacaaggtctcactgtgtagcccaggctggcccaaaccTACTCTGTACTCAAGGCTTGTCCCGAAATGTACAGTaatccttcctcagcctcctgagtgctgagatgatagGCGTTGTTGGCTACCACA from Microtus ochrogaster isolate Prairie Vole_2 chromosome 7, MicOch1.0, whole genome shotgun sequence encodes:
- the Mpv17l gene encoding mpv17-like protein isoform X4 encodes the protein MASWWRVFPRAAQRYPWPTNVLLYAGLFSAGDALQQRLRGGPADWRQTRRVATLAVTFHGNFNYVWLRLLERALPGRAPRTVLAKVLCDQTVGGPIYLSAFYVEWSDVLALCAADQLQPCPCALENSVHRTVRFPLGHLPVLFPAEW
- the Mpv17l gene encoding mpv17-like protein isoform X1, with amino-acid sequence MASWWRVFPRAAQRYPWPTNVLLYAGLFSAGDALQQRLRGGPADWRQTRRVATLAVTFHGNFNYVWLRLLERALPGRAPRTVLAKVLCDQTVGGPIYLSAFYVGMSVLQGKDDIFLDLKQKFWNTYKSGLMYWPFVQLTNFSLVPVHWRTAYTGLCGFLWATFLCFSQQSGDGTVKSVFILFRRKEASDRPPEE
- the Mpv17l gene encoding mpv17-like protein isoform X2, with the protein product MASWWRVFPRAAQRYPWPTNVLLYAGLFSAGDALQQRLRGGPADWRQTRRVATLAVTFHGNFNYVWLRLLERALPGRAPRTVLAKVLCDQTVGGPIYLSAFYVGMSVLQGKDDIFLDLKQKFWNTYKLTNFSLVPVHWRTAYTGLCGFLWATFLCFSQQSGDGTVKSVFILFRRKEASDRPPEE